Within Nocardioides sp. JS614, the genomic segment TGCCAGCAGCAATGATCGTGCTGGTCCTGGTCTTCGGCGCTCTGGTGGCCGCCTTCCTACCGATGAGCATCGCCATCCTGTCGATCATCGTGACCGTCGCCATCTCCTCGATCCTCGGCCAGTTCACCTCCCTGTCCTTCTTCATCGTCAACATGATCACCGCGATGGGGCTCGCCCTCGGCATCGACTACAGCCTCTTCGTGCTCTCGCGCTACCGAGAGGAGCGTCAGGCCGGCCGCGACAAGATCGACGCGATCATCGCCACCGGAGGCACCAGCAGCAAAGCCGTCCTGTTCTCCGGCAGCTCGTTCGTCGTCGCCCTGCTCGGACTCCTCCTGGTCCCGGACACCATCCTGCGCAGCCTGGCCCTCGGCGCGATCATCGTCGGCCTGGTCACCATGGCCGCCGCCCTCACCCTGCTGCCCGCCCTGCTGTCCCTGCTCGGCGACCGGGTCAACGCCCTGCGGCTGCCGATCGTCGGTCGCGACCACCCCGCCGAGAGCCCCTTCTGGACACGCGCCGTCAGTGCTGTAGTCCGCCGACCAGGCACCTTCCTGGCAGCCGGCCTGCTGGTCCTGCTCGCCGCAGCCCTCCCCGTGTTGGGCCTCCACACCGGCACCTCAGGCGTCAACTCGCTGCCCGACGACACCTACGCCAAGGCCGGCGCCCTCGCCCTCGAACGGAGCTTCCCGGGCACCAGCACGACCGACCCCGCCCAGGTCGTCATCTCGGGCGACGTCACCTCCAGCGACGTCACCGCAGCGATCGCGGAGCTCGAGGCGTCCGTCGCCGACGACCCGGACTTCGGCCCCTCGCAGCAGCGGCTCGCCGAGAACGGTCAAGTGGCCGTGGTCAGCATCCCGCTGGTCGGCGACCCAGACCATTCCCAGGCCCGCCGCGGGCTCGACCGGCTCCGCACCAACCTGATCCCCGCCGCCTTCGACGGGACCGACACCACCGTGCTGGTCGGCGGCACCACCGCCGAGAACGTCGACTACTCCGACGTCATCAACCACTGGCTGCCGTTAGTGCTCGCCTTCGTCCTCGGGCTGAGCTTCCTCCTGCTCACCCTGGTCTTCCGCTCCCTGGTCCTCTCCGCCACCGCGGTCGTCCTCAACCTGCTCTCGGTCGGCGCGGCCTACGGCCTGCTCGTGCTGGTCTTCCAGCACGGGGTCGGGGCCGACCTACTGGGCCTCCAGCAGGTCGAACGGGTCGAGGCGTGGGTCCCGGTGTTCCTGTTCTCGGTGCTGTTCGCACTCTCGATGGACTACCACGTCTTCCTGCTCAGCAGGATCCGGGAACGCTACGCACAGACCGGCGACACCAACGAAGCCGTCGTGCACGGCATTGCCGCCACCGGCCGCCTCATCACCGGAGCCGCGCTGATCATCGTGGTCGTCTTCACCGGCTTCGCCGCCGGCCAGCTCGTCATGTTCCAACAGATGGGCTTCGGTGTCGGCGTCGCCCTGCTCGTCGACGCCACCCTCATCCGAATGGTCGTCGTCCCCGCCGCGATGGCCCTCCTCGGCAAGTGGAACTGGTACCTGCCCAGCTGGCTCAACTGGCTCCCCGAGCTCCACGTCGAGGGCGACCCCGACTCCCTGGCACCCACCGCCGATGCGCCCATTGCTGTGGCAGCCCCGCGGACCCCGATCTCGGTGTAGGCCTGCCAAGACCACGCAGCCTGACGACGAGCCACCGATCGACCGATCTCGCCAAACTGTCCCGCGGGCGCGTCGCCAATCTTCCCTGCATCTCGACAGCTGCTGTCGAGATGCAGCCAAAACGAGGCGATCGAACTTTCGCCTCGAGAACACTGGATCTGTGGACATTCGGATGGGCCGGGCCCTCCAGCAGCAGGAAATGCGGTGAGCACCGGTCGCTCGCGGCTTGTCCTGTACCAGTGCACGTACCCACGCGTCGCACGTCCGGCAAGCCGATCCCCAAACGAGACGATGCGGGAGATAGTGGCAGCCGCACGTTGCACATTATTCGCGGTACGACGCAGGTTCAGGCCAGCATCAATAGCCTGCCGATTGAACGCCAGCCTCCGCAAGTCGCGAGGGGTCGTGGGTCTCGCGCCACGCGTATCGACTAAACGTTGGCGCAGCGCCGCGGCCCGAAGGGCCATCTGACGGCCTGTCAACAACGTTGTCGGCCCTAGCGGCGCCGTACTGAAGCGCTAATGCGCGGATTGTGTGGCATACTAAAGTGACGTCCTAACCGAGCAGCGGCC encodes:
- a CDS encoding MMPL family transporter is translated as MFATRSKDLEGHRVHASGTSITQRLARAAAVHPWRVVVAWGLILLASMAAIATLIGSAFTSDGNITSNPESARAGQVMAENFSQDDRIDDAVIIYSADLTAENPEFRAFVADFRSSIETTGAAETVRDPYAADGAGVSQDGHAAVVTLVLGHDSATGIVDVIDEVVAADADAAFEVDITGTNTLDHDFTELSESDLTNGEVKFGLPAAMIVLVLVFGALVAAFLPMSIAILSIIVTVAISSILGQFTSLSFFIVNMITAMGLALGIDYSLFVLSRYREERQAGRDKIDAIIATGGTSSKAVLFSGSSFVVALLGLLLVPDTILRSLALGAIIVGLVTMAAALTLLPALLSLLGDRVNALRLPIVGRDHPAESPFWTRAVSAVVRRPGTFLAAGLLVLLAAALPVLGLHTGTSGVNSLPDDTYAKAGALALERSFPGTSTTDPAQVVISGDVTSSDVTAAIAELEASVADDPDFGPSQQRLAENGQVAVVSIPLVGDPDHSQARRGLDRLRTNLIPAAFDGTDTTVLVGGTTAENVDYSDVINHWLPLVLAFVLGLSFLLLTLVFRSLVLSATAVVLNLLSVGAAYGLLVLVFQHGVGADLLGLQQVERVEAWVPVFLFSVLFALSMDYHVFLLSRIRERYAQTGDTNEAVVHGIAATGRLITGAALIIVVVFTGFAAGQLVMFQQMGFGVGVALLVDATLIRMVVVPAAMALLGKWNWYLPSWLNWLPELHVEGDPDSLAPTADAPIAVAAPRTPISV